From Endozoicomonas sp. 8E, the proteins below share one genomic window:
- a CDS encoding IS630 family transposase (programmed frameshift), with product MPAQYRIRLSIDEQQQLKDLIHQTKVAKHKRIHAQILLCLDENGPKLTELQTSQTCGVSTKTVQRARKRCVLEGLDIAVNSKFNGIARPRKLQGEQQAALTALACSTPPEGHSRWTLQLLADRMVELEHVNSISHQTIGRGVKKNELKPWQKKEWCIPKKANAEFVCAMERVLDVYQQPHDPNRPLICMDESSKQHTLEVRTPLPMKPGQPLKYDNEYERNGVSSLFMFFAPLEGWRHIEVTDSRTACDWAHQIKQLVDVHFPKADVIRLVMDNLNTHTPASLYKAFEPGEAHRLASKLEIIYTPKHGSWLNMAEIELSILSRQCLSRRIPDQAALKSEIEAWESQRNGVESKMEWRFTTEDARVKLKKLYPTIKSE from the exons ATGCCAGCTCAATACCGTATCCGCCTGTCCATAGACGAACAGCAGCAATTAAAAGACCTCATTCACCAGACCAAGGTGGCCAAGCATAAACGTATTCATGCCCAGATCCTCCTGTGTCTCGATGAAAACGGGCCAAAACTGACGGAGCTCCAGACCAGCCAAACCTGTGGTGTTTCAACGAAAACGGTTCAGAGAGCACGCAAACGCTGTGTACTTGAAGGGCTGGATATTGCTGTTAATAGCAAGTTCAATGGCATTGCCCGCCCAAGAAAACTCCAGGGGGAGCAGCAGGCGGCATTGACAGCTCTGGCTTGCTCAACACCACCAGAAGGTCATAGCCGCTGGACGCTACAGCTTCTCGCTGACCGTATGGTTGAGTTGGAGCATGTCAATTCCATCTCGCATCAAACCATTGGCCGAG GAGTTAAAAAAAACGAGTTGAAGCCTTGGCAGAAAAAGGAGTGGTGTATTCCAAAAAAAGCAAACGCAGAATTTGTTTGCGCTATGGAACGTGTTTTGGATGTTTATCAACAACCACATGATCCGAATCGACCACTGATCTGTATGGATGAGAGCAGTAAGCAGCATACTTTGGAGGTCAGGACTCCACTCCCTATGAAGCCTGGCCAACCCCTAAAATATGACAATGAGTATGAGCGCAATGGTGTGAGTTCTCTCTTCATGTTTTTTGCGCCACTGGAAGGTTGGCGACATATCGAGGTGACTGATAGCCGAACTGCCTGCGACTGGGCTCACCAGATCAAACAGCTGGTTGATGTTCACTTCCCAAAAGCTGATGTCATCCGTCTTGTCATGGATAACCTGAACACACATACACCTGCATCTCTTTATAAAGCCTTTGAACCAGGAGAGGCTCATCGGTTGGCCAGTAAGTTGGAAATCATCTATACACCCAAGCATGGAAGCTGGCTCAACATGGCAGAGATTGAATTGAGTATTCTCAGTCGTCAGTGTTTAAGTAGACGCATACCCGATCAGGCCGCACTGAAATCAGAGATTGAAGCGTGGGAGTCCCAGCGTAATGGTGTAGAAAGCAAAATGGAATGGCGATTTACGACCGAGGATGCTCGGGTAAAACTCAAGAAGCTTTACCCGACGATCAAATCGGAGTGA